In the Sediminibacter sp. Hel_I_10 genome, one interval contains:
- a CDS encoding GNAT family N-acetyltransferase, which produces MKNCIPHALTLKGDIVTLIPLEQAHKDALGSAAEDGKLWELWFTSVPCKNTMDDYIDHALADKLSGEAFPFSVIDNASGRIIGCTRFYNLQQSHRRLEIGYTWYAKSHQRSGVNTECKLLLLTYAFETLHCIAVQFMTDWFNTTSKNAIARLGAKKDGILRNHRINEDGSFRESVVFSIISQEWIGVKKTLQMMLSRKQLP; this is translated from the coding sequence ATGAAAAATTGTATACCTCACGCGCTGACCTTAAAGGGTGACATCGTAACACTGATCCCTTTAGAGCAGGCCCATAAAGACGCTTTAGGCTCAGCAGCAGAAGACGGAAAACTTTGGGAGTTATGGTTTACATCCGTGCCCTGTAAAAACACCATGGATGATTACATTGATCATGCTCTAGCAGACAAGTTAAGCGGTGAGGCTTTTCCGTTTTCAGTAATAGATAATGCTAGTGGTCGTATTATTGGTTGTACTCGATTTTACAATTTACAGCAATCCCACAGACGTTTAGAAATAGGATATACTTGGTATGCAAAGTCTCATCAGCGTTCTGGAGTAAATACGGAGTGTAAATTACTATTGTTGACCTATGCCTTTGAAACCTTACATTGTATTGCCGTTCAATTCATGACCGATTGGTTCAATACCACTTCTAAAAACGCTATAGCAAGACTTGGTGCCAAGAAGGATGGTATTTTAAGAAATCATCGCATCAACGAAGATGGGAGTTTTAGAGAGTCGGTTGTGTTTTCCATCATTTCCCAAGAATGGATTGGTGTTAAAAAAACGCTTCAGATGATGCTTTCCAGAAAACAGCTTCCTTAA
- a CDS encoding alpha/beta hydrolase, which produces MSYKNKLIYVFMGMLFMNLQAQQNIIEIWDNEIPGEVTSDGYQEELNVENGQILRAEKVIVPTLTVYKPKKPNGTTVIIFPGGGYHHLAIDKEGTKVAQWLNQLGITAFVLKYCLPSDVIMEDKTIGPLQDAQRAVRYVRRNAEKMKLDPAKIGVMGFSAGGHLAATLSTQYDTIVYELEDEVSAQPNFSILVYPVISMQDDITHQGSKTNLLGDHPSEEQVMAYSNEKQVTDATPKTFLVHATDDSSVPVENSIRYYMALKSHNVPVELHLYEKGGHGFGLGRGDTNQYWPLACEQWLDAHHLINKTF; this is translated from the coding sequence ATGAGCTATAAAAATAAACTTATATATGTCTTTATGGGCATGTTATTTATGAATCTTCAAGCACAGCAGAACATCATAGAAATATGGGATAATGAAATTCCAGGAGAAGTGACCTCAGACGGTTATCAAGAAGAATTAAACGTTGAGAACGGGCAAATACTGCGTGCCGAAAAAGTTATAGTGCCCACCTTAACCGTTTATAAACCAAAAAAACCAAATGGCACCACAGTGATCATTTTCCCTGGGGGCGGTTATCATCATTTAGCAATAGATAAAGAAGGTACAAAAGTAGCGCAGTGGTTAAATCAACTTGGGATTACAGCCTTTGTGCTAAAGTATTGCTTGCCAAGTGATGTCATTATGGAAGACAAAACCATAGGGCCATTACAAGATGCGCAAAGAGCAGTACGTTACGTGAGACGCAATGCCGAGAAAATGAAATTAGATCCAGCTAAAATAGGAGTAATGGGTTTTTCTGCTGGTGGCCATTTGGCGGCAACACTTTCTACGCAATACGATACAATCGTTTACGAGCTCGAGGATGAGGTGAGTGCTCAACCAAATTTTTCAATTTTAGTTTATCCCGTCATTTCCATGCAAGATGATATTACGCATCAAGGATCTAAAACTAACTTATTAGGAGACCATCCTTCCGAAGAACAGGTAATGGCCTACTCCAATGAGAAGCAAGTTACAGATGCTACGCCTAAAACTTTTTTGGTGCATGCTACCGATGATTCCTCGGTACCAGTAGAGAATAGTATTCGGTATTATATGGCATTAAAAAGTCACAACGTCCCTGTTGAGTTACATCTTTACGAAAAAGGAGGTCACGGCTTTGGTTTGGGTAGGGGCGATACAAATCAGTACTGGCCTTTGGCCTGCGAGCAATGGTTAGATGCTCATCATTTGATCAATAAAACATTTTAA